The nucleotide sequence ATGCAGCGGATGATAAACTCATCAGCTTCAGTGTCAAACCCAACAAATTCACGGCTGCTTCCTGATATTAGAGATGTATGTATATCATGTGTGACTGGTAAACATTTTTAGCATACAAAATAAGAAGCACAAATTTTACTGGTCCAGGAGTTCAAGgttaatgaaattttaattaccaaGAACAAGGTTTCCTGCTGTATCCATTGTGGCTGTCATGAAAATAGATAGCATCCGTTCATCGACATCCAATCCTGAAGCTGAAGCACTTTGATGATTCGCATAACCAGCCTCCATTATCCCATGATTTAAATGGAACGAATCAAAGTTCTCTACCACAAGTAGATGTCCCTGCAAAGAAATAAGTTGGATAATCCCAAAGCAGTCTATTTAACTCTGACAAACAAATatacttgttttcttgtaaacaATACTATTCTCAAGAACTCAACTTTCCAGAATGTCTAAACCTGTTGATTTTGATAATACATCTTGTGCTGGTAGAGATTTTGATAACGGGGGTAAAAGAGAATGGAAGATTGAGCAATCAGACAAGAGTTCAAACCTTTCTCGGCTTTACAGGAACGTCAAGCGAAATGTTGCAGTCTTTAAGCAATTCATGCATGAGAGATCCACTCCAGCAACCAGCAGCTACTATAGTAGCCTTCTTACCATACAAGTTGCGTTTAGAAGTCTGAACACCTGTAACCTCCGTACCATGCCCCTCAGACCTGAATCAGATATACAATTAACACAGCCTCTTAAGGTAGCAAATTTAGGAAATAGTGATGGCAAACTAGACGCAAATATCATATACAGTTATGAATATTTATGACACATATCACCCTAGATTACAGAAAGCATTTTTATTTCTGGTTCAGAAGAGTTCCAATTCAGCTAAACAAAGATTAGCAACCTTATTAAACCTGTAACAGGTTCGTGATAGAACTCGGCATATCTTCCTTCTGCTGCAAACTCTCTGTTTCCCTGAATAACTCAAAGAAAACTAAGTTAACCACAAAGCAAAGAGTCAGATGAGACATtcaaatatccataaaaatctaGCAACCTTGTCGATATAAGCAACCGCACGATGAGCATCCAGCTGCGAATCATCGGGAAGAAATGCAGCCCCGGAATCATCATCCACAAGAACCGAAGGCTCCTTTTGAAACAAATCAGCACTAGACAAATATTCAGTTCTCAACCCAGCTTCAGATAGCTCATGAACCTTTTGCTTCAGAGCAACACATTCCTCAGAGGTCCTACCAATGAGCAAGCTTCCTGCAGATGACAACAATACAGAGAACTATATCATCTAAAAGAAATTTGCCATTTCGAGGAACACGATGAAAATAGCATTGCCTAACATTGGTTTATAGAACCCAATTAACAAAAGTGAGGAACTTTATAGGAATCAACACAAGATCATCAGCTAAACAAAGTCACTGAAAGAGCTCCAAATTCACCAAAGTGAGTAGTCAGACGAAGAAAAAAACCTGTCTTTTTCCAGCCAAGCAGCTCTTGAGGATCAAGACCTGCATCGTTTAAGCTCTCTGCAAGGTTGTGCCAAAGTTGATGACTCCTCAAGGTCAAGTCCCATACATCACTGCCTGGCTTCTTGTGTGTCATCCATATATATCCCTGCCCTGaaatcccaaaaccaaaaatgtcAAGTTAGTTAAGTCAACTCGATTCACTTCAAGAGTCCAACTTTATATGCAGAATCCAATTTTGTAAGAGAAGGGAATAGAATAAAGATTACCGGCACCAGTGGCGCCAGAGCAAGGGACGGCTTTATCAACAACGGCAACGGACAGATCCGACCCGGTAAGGAATTGGCGGGCTATGGTCAATCCGATGATCCCACCACCAACAACAAATACATCGTAGGAGCTGCGAGAAGCTGTAACACGAAGTAATGGATGTCGGGTCCTCGGAGATGAGAATGGGTAGTTCTTGGATGTTGACAATGTGGGTGATTGAAAGCAAATGGAAACCATTGGAGAGCTTTTGGTATCGTAAAGGTTTGAACTTTCAAAAGTCAACGTAACAATTAGAACCGGAATGagtcttattattattatctgcAAAGTAGAcactttttaagttttactaTCTTATTAGTGATTCACATTTCCACCTaagaatcatcttcttcttctgattagTTTATGTTCCTATTTGGAATTTGGATCTAACTAAGTTCCTTAGACATGGATCCATAGAGTTAAAACTGCAGATTAGCTTATAAACAAGACTCAGGTTTGAGCATTACCATTCTCTATTCTCTTGAGATGTCCTTATAGAAAAATTCTTGGCAGTAGAATCAAGAATCTTCTTAGTATTACAAACATGATTGATGTCTTTTTACCAAGTTCATATAGCACAGTCAGATAATAATGTTCTATTGCAATGCAAGCCTTACGGCATAACATTATATTGATTGGCTGAATAAACTCTACGCATAAACAAGAAACACAGCATCTGTGATCTTCAAGCTTCTACTATTACACCAACGCTACGAACTTCTAAAATGACGGGAGTGGCGTTGCAGGTTTGCTACAATCAGACCCGAGAAGCTGATGACGAGGTTTGCTACAATCAGACCCGAGAAGCTGAGACTCGTCATCTTGCTATAAACTACTGACTAAGATTGCAAAAAGAGCGAGGAGAAACGCTCTGCTTCTCACAAAGATGGATCGTGGTGATCCCGAAAACTTTACCCTTTGTGCTTGATCTctgcagaaaaaaaacaagatgataCATGTCAATGCAACAAGTTTATCTCCATTAACTACATCCGACCTTCGGtttctagaagaaaaaaaaaactgcaactAAACTCTCTCCAGCAAGCACTAATTGCATAATGAAACtgaaaaagcaaacaaaacaacaaagaatCTGGTCATTTTACATAGAGCAGATATGTTGAACTGATAAAATAGCATGTTTCAGAAAAGAAATGACTGAGAAGGCCAACCTAAAAGGTATATCCTGTCTATATAACCCAGAAAAGTCCATTATGAAGGAAGCAGGTTATCTAAGTTACTTTTGCTACATAATAGGTACTTCCAGATTCTCCAACCTCTTTATCTTGATCAAGTTAGGAATTTCGGAGCAGCAAAAGCAGGAAGGAAAAGGAATAAAATGATGCTCTTTCTATCTTATATATGGaacattttttttctggatctaacttttgaaataaatatgaGAGAGCATCTGCAAAGCTTACTTTTGTAAAGGTGAGAGCCGACCACAATATATGGAGTTTCCAGGAACAGAATTCTCAGATGAGTCCATGTCAACCTCTGGATTAACCACACTCAAGTATACTTCTTGGCCCAGATACCATGAGGCGAGATTGTCTATTCGAAGGTTCCACATGCCAGCATTGTCCAAAGAAACCAAGATGGCCGTCCATGCACCAGGATACACCTGTAAACAAATTAGCTGTTTAGAAACACATAGAAACAAATGTAACATTTCGGTTTCAGGTCATAAAACCTGCGTAGTAGATCGAGCAACCGCATCCCCCTTGTTGTATGTGCTTCTGCTATTTTCTGTCCACAAACCAAAGTCCATCCTTCAAGACAAACATCATTCTTTAATTCTACAATCACATTGTCCATTATCTCTC is from Camelina sativa cultivar DH55 chromosome 20, Cs, whole genome shotgun sequence and encodes:
- the LOC104770893 gene encoding uncharacterized protein LOC104770893 → MVSICFQSPTLSTSKNYPFSSPRTRHPLLRVTASRSSYDVFVVGGGIIGLTIARQFLTGSDLSVAVVDKAVPCSGATGAGQGYIWMTHKKPGSDVWDLTLRSHQLWHNLAESLNDAGLDPQELLGWKKTGSLLIGRTSEECVALKQKVHELSEAGLRTEYLSSADLFQKEPSVLVDDDSGAAFLPDDSQLDAHRAVAYIDKGNREFAAEGRYAEFYHEPVTGLIRSEGHGTEVTGVQTSKRNLYGKKATIVAAGCWSGSLMHELLKDCNISLDVPVKPRKGHLLVVENFDSFHLNHGIMEAGYANHQSASASGLDVDERMLSIFMTATMDTAGNLVLGSSREFVGFDTEADEFIIRCIWERAAEFFPKLRDISLEDFIRNRQVRVGLRPYMPDGKPVIGSVPGLQNLYLAAGHEGGGLSMALGTAEMVSDMVLGKPSQVASSTFWVKGRCG